GGACAGTGATAGGCATTAATTTGCACGTTAGGAAAATCAGTCTGATTAGTGTAGAGCAGGGCCCAAAGGGGACAGCCTGGGCCTAGAATAAGTCCAAGACCTATCTGATCATAGAACTATTGTCACTTTGTTGATTTCCTGATACCTTTTGGTCATGTCCAGCTCCTAAGTCTCCTTCTTCCACTGCAATATCACACAGTGGCCACCACCCACAGCACTTCCCCTATGGCTTACATAAGGCACcagcaggaggtgggagggatgGACCAGCTGCCCAGAGTCTCATCCCCAATCCCAAGAGGTCTGTTTTCACACATCTTAACCACTCCTCCTCTTCTGGGGCTCACTAGGCACCCTGCAAGGCACAACACCCAGACACAAGCTCTCAAGTATCTGATGATAGGAGTCCTTTTGATCTTGGCACCAAAGGCATGGCTAGGTCCTCACCAATGTCCCTGACAAGTGATCCTGCCAGCAGCCAGACTACACAGACTCTatgtggagggaggggaaggatgaCCACTCTAGGACAAGAGGGGCTGTTAACCATGAGGTGACCTTGTCTAATACCTAAATATTAAATCTCTAAAATggcacaaagaaaaatatgaaggaaCTGACCCAGACCTTTACTAAGTGAGGACCCCCACTCCACCCCTAGTTATGAGTGAGTGTACTCTCCATCCACAGGGGCACAGTGGCATGTCCCTGGCCTTCCCTAGGTTAGGTAAAGCCCTAGAACTAGCTTATTTCTAGTCCTACTCCACACTCCCTTTTTTCAGATCTACAAGTTTAACCCCTGCCTTCCTGGCTAGGCTGGAGCTCCTTGACAGAAAGGCAGCACTTGCCCACTGTTGTTTCCTAAGTATCTAGAACAGAGTCAGGCTCATAATTGCCTCTAAAAACCCTTCAAGTAGAGTCCACAGGATGTactggcagagggcaggacaagGACACTGGCAGGAGGTTACAGGGGCCCTGAAGGAGGGAAAGTGTCTTGCCCCAGGCACAAGTCAAGCAGGAGATCAACAGTCCCTACTTGGGAGCTCTATCAGGGCCTTTTCCTTTCATTGCACTGTGCTAGAGAGAGCCTGGCCCTACAGAAGTGTTCTAGAGGAAAATGCCTGAAAAACTCTGGGTTAAACCAATTGAAACCTGTAGTCTTCTCAAAGCCTTTAATATGCTCACATGCGTATTGCCTTGGAGGTCACATCCAGCAACCCTTCCTCCATCTAGCACAGAATCCCTTCCTGTAGAACAGTGTGAACCTTTTGCATGTCCTTCTGTTGCTTATCATGACTATTTGGTGAACATGACACAGCACATTTGTtgtaacttttttgggggggaacaGGAAAATCCTTTCTGACAAAATTACTCCACACCCCAGTATACAAATAGGATAAAAATAGAACTCTTCTGGCTGAAGTGGGGCCTGGAGATCCCTCTGGCCATCTTTTCACTGCTGTCATCCATGCAAGAGCCCTGTGGAGCCCATTTTGAAAACCACTGGTGGAGAACTATGAGCACAGGGTTGAAATAAGGAAACGTGTGGTGCCAGCTCTCCTGTTAACTCTTtcaccttgggcaagtcatttggCCTTACTGGGCCTTGACTTCCCCATTTATATCACTCTGTTGGACTAGATGTTTTCTACCATCCTATACTTTCAGCTGTGATATGAGGACCAGAAATTTATGACTGCAAAAACCTAGCTCTTAATGTCCCATGGCTAAGATTCCACTGCTTAGAATTCCAATTTTGGGGATGGCCCGTAGCCAGCCAGTGCTGATGCAGCACACTGGAACCCAGGCTGAAAAAAGCAGAATTATATTAAGTGCAGTGCACTGCCCAGGGGCACCAGGCTCCCTGGAGAGGGCACGCCCTCTGCAGGATGGAGGGAGTGGgatggggagggctgggggaacTGGATCAGCAACCACTGTGGGCAGAGCTGAGAGAGGGACCCAGGTCTCCTGCTCTATCTTTAGATCTCCTTAGCAACCGTAACCAGGGCACCCAGCTGAAGGCACAGGCTGAGCCAGCCACCTGCGGGAAGAGGGAAGGTGTCTGCCTCCAGGCCTCCTCTTAAGCTACAGAAAGGGCTCTGGGCTGGCCAGGCTCTAGAGCCAGAGAAAGGAGATTGAGTGCAAAGCTGCTTGCAGTGGGACATGTTTGGAGCCAATACAGAGGTCATCCAGGGCAATGCCTTGCTCCAAGAATGCTGGCAAGTCAGAATCCAAGGCCTTCAGTGCACAAGGTACATAAACTATGGTCCTTGTCCAGAGAGCATTTAGCTTCGGCTGGGGTCATTCTCTAAACACAGAAGGTTTAGAGAGTTTAAACCTAGGGTTCTGAGCTGGCATGAACACCATTGTTGGAGCTCCTAAAGGGCCTTCTAATTGGAAGGACCAGGGCAGCTCCCCACTTCTCCTGCCCAACTGCTACTTATCCTAGACTTGGCTTCCTTGGAGGAGTCCCCCTGACTCTAAGGCTGGATGCTTACCAATCAGGGCTCCCACACGGCAGGATGCCAGGAGGAAATGCTTAACCCTATAGTGTAGAAACAGAAATCCTAAGAGATGAAGACATTTGCCTAAGGTTACATGGCAAGTGAGCAGCAGGGCCATGCCTGGATGCCATGACTTCTGATTCTAGTCTGAGATTCTTCCCGTGTCCCTGCAACAGGTCCTTGGTCGGGCTTTGGAAAGGAGATCCGGCTAGAAGAGAAAGTAGGAGTCCTTAGTCAGGCCTGCACACAGCAAGCACTTGGCCATGTCCTCGGTAAACTTGGGGGAGCCACAGACCAAGGCAAATGGCTTTCTCCGACATCGACTAACCAGCTCTTCAATCAGGTCCTGGTCCAGGTGACCAAAGTGAGTCTTCTCTCGGTAACTCCAGGGAAGCTGCTCTGGGGACTTCTCCTGGGAAGATCAAAAAGAGCGGGAGTGACTACCATGGGTTCCTCAGAGTTCACATTGCCAGCTCTTCTCTACCAAATGAGGAAAGAGACGCAGAGAAGATAGGAAGCAAACTTAGATCCTCATCACCCTTGCAGCAGTCTTGGGAGCTGTTACCCCCCAGAGCAGGGGAGATAGGGGGAGGAGAAGAGGCTTCCCTGGGAAAGTGCAGAACTCTACTCTTACCACTTCTCACTGCCTCTGTAGCTGACACTGGCAGGGAGCGGTTCTCCCCATAGATAAGGGGGTTTCCAGAATCCCTAATGCGATCCATTACTGTCACCTCAGGGCAtacttttgttcatttgttttaaggTTTCAATGAattccttgtttattttaaagatgtttgcCAGGTGCCCACTCATGCCAGGTATGATGGTAGGGGACATGGTGGCTGCTCAAACAGATGAGTCTCTAGGTCTTGTCCTGGCTGTGTGTAACACAAGTCCCAGGCAGCAGAGCCGCCATAACAAAAGGGGATCTATCCTTCACATAGAGGCCCAAGAGGCCCAGGCCCCTTCTCTTGCTGCCCTCCATCTCTGGCTCACAGCTGTCCTCCTCCCTTAGGTTCATGAAGTAATCGGTCCACCTCCAGCTGACTtagaagaatttctttttctattttaagtaaacattttattgaaatataacttAAACATGGAGAAGTGTACAAATCATTAGGTGTATACAGTTTGAAGAACTTtaataaagagaagaaaccaCATCATCAGCACACAACTAAGCCTGGGGCAGGACTGACACTCTGGAGACCTATGAAGGCCAGCTGCTAGTTCCTGGGGCCAGAGAGGATGGAGAGAGGGGGTTCGAGTTGGAATCTTAGCTGCTCCGTCATTTCCTGTGTGACTGACCTCTCTGAGCTATGGATGAGGACACAGGCTGTGGAAAACCCTGGTCCAGCAAGCCACAGAGGGTGAAACCTTGTAGAAGCCCTGGATGCTGAGGCTTCTAGCATCAAGTTTGCTCACAGGGCCTTGGAGCCCCACCTCACAGAGCTTGTCTGACCCCAAAAGCCCTCTTGCACTGGAGAGTGAAGGAGTCCTCGCCGATGATGTGAATCTTTCCCTTCACAGTATGAGCCTATACTCCCTCCACGGTCTGAGTCATCCTAAGGGGCCTCAAGGGCAGGGCCTGGTAGGGCCTGCTGGCTTCATTTCTCCTTCCCAATGCTCAGTTCCCTCAGGCCAGTTGGCTTTGCCTGCCGCCACCCTAACTGTAAACCCCAAAGTGCACTGGGTCTGGCTGCTGCTCAGGTCAGGAGGGGCCTGTAAGCAATGATGGTGTGGCAAGTGGAGAAGGAGAGTGGGGCTGTAGCAGCAGAACACCAGCACCACCCAGGGGCTCTGGGCAAACATCCAGGATGAGCTCCCCTCAGCAGGATGCAAAGGGTAAGCAGGTGTTaagaaagggagggggacagCTCCCCTGGCAGAGGACACAGCTTGAGCAAAGGCCTAGCAGCCAGGAAAGCAGAGCTCACTTGCACCACTGAGCAGACCAGTGACACCAGGACACAACACACAgggaggctgggccaggaggCAAAACTGTACATTCTGCCAGGGCTACTGAGTTTAGACACTGTCCTAATGGCAGTGGGGAGCCAGGGAAGGGCTGGAGCAAAGTAGTAGTCCATCAAATCTGTCATTTAGGCTGCAGAATAAACAACAAATCGGCAGGGAGTAACTGGAGTGGGAGACCCCGAAGGACACAATTTCCAGGGCCGAGTTAGGGGAGTAGGAGCCCTCGAGGGAGTATGAAGGAGCAGAGCCgtcatcctcagccctctttacCTGCCCCTCCATCAATGGGCAGCCCACTTCCCTGCCCAACCCCAGGCCTCTGCAACATCAAAGCCCTAAGGTCAACTGCTCCACAAAGCCCTCCCAATTCTGCCTGCTGGCCATCAGCATCCTGGCCATCCTCGCCTCTCAGCATCTTGTGCTGTGCTATCTCACAGTGATGAGCACAAAGAGAAAGGCCACTGAGCAGGACCACTTGGCCTGTCCCAGCATCCCAGCTCTCTACCAACTGGCTGGGTTATTTTGTTCTTAATCATTTATGCCTCAATTTCTACATCTTAAAAGGGGCATCATGGCAGTACAAGCCCCATGAGACTCTGTGGAGATTAAATTAGTTCCTACACACAGTGCTTCAAATGATACCAGGCAGAGAAAGTGCTCAAGGAGGGGGAACCCTTATCAGCTGTCCTGTCCTTGTGCCATCTCTCTGTGCACAGGTGAGCGCCTACAGGGCAGGGAGTGGGTCATCTTCACTTTTGTGTCCTGGAATTTTGTAGACATGTGGGCGGGGGACAGAGGACAGGAGAGCTGGTCAGCATCCAAGGTGGCTACCACCCTCCTGCCCCGCTCCCACTATCCTGAGCAGGGGCACCATGGCCTTCCTTCACCCACTCCCTCAGGCTGCACACTAGCCTCTGGCTTTGTGCCCTGCCTGGGTACTTCCTGCTGCTTCTAATGTTCACCAAGCATGACCCTCTTGATGGTCTTACCACTGAGCACTCTGCCCCATGGACAGGCCACAGACCCTGGCTCCTGGGGAGCCCAGAAACTCTGGTTTGGGGAAGGGAAATCCAGTTTCTTAACCCAACCCTCACCTACCTGAccacagtgctgaggatcagCTAAGTGACAGATGCCtcaaagaggaaattaatgaGAGGAGTGTCCACAGTACAGGGCAATAAGACTGACCATAAGCAAAAAGGAATGCTGGGAGGCCCCAGGAGGGACCCTCAAGCCAGCAGGTGCAAGGAGAATTAAATCTATAGACCAAGGAAGGCAGAAGAACAAAGGCAGCTGAGGACCTGGCTTGAGATAAAGCACAAAGACGGTCCTCCATTCTATGGTGGGGAGGATCCAAGAAGGGTAACTAGAGTGAATGAAGGGGATAGGGAACCGGAGGGAGGCAGTATCAGAAGGCAGTGTGACTTACAGATAAACAATCTGCAGCTTGGGGAGTCTCATGAGCAGATGAACTGAGGTAATGGGGAACCTTCTAAATGGAGGGAACCTGGATCCAGTTTGGACCATCAGTTGCTGACACAGTCCCTACTCTGTGCCTGGCACTACATTAATCCCTGAACAAACAGTGCTGACCCAAACATGTGGTCCTGGTCCCAAGGAACTGAATACATCGAGCCTGCCCTGACTCCACGGCtggtcccaggtcacagagctggtgatgccagagggtgggggaggcagcAAAGGATGGTGGGAGGAGCTAGAGCTTGGGAAGGAGTCAGTCTTGGGCTCAAATCCTGGCTCAATCCTGTCTACAGTGTGACACAACTGTCTTTCGTTGATGAGTTCTGTTTCCATTCTGCATAAGAACATGGtgagagctgggcacaggggtaCACACCTATAActgcagcaactcaggaggcagaggcaggaggattataagtttgagttcagcctcagcaatttagcaagaccttcagcaacttagtgagactgtctcaaaattttaaaactgtaaaggactggggatgtagctcagtggtaaagtaataaaaaggactggggatgtagtttagtggtgaagtgttcctggttcaatccctagtgcaaaaaaaaaaaaaaaaagagaccataGTAATACCCGCCTTCTGTGCCAGGAGCCTGTGGGTATACTACCAGTGTCAGGGATTATTAGTGCAACGTGGCACAAAGAGGTTGGTCCTTGGGATGGATGCAAGGTGACTGCAGAGTCTCAGTGAGGGAAGTCACCTCCCTGGGCTTACCTGGCTGAGTATGAAGAAGGTGCGGACATTCCAGAAATGGGCCTGCTCCTGGAGGAAGGTTTTCAGATAGATGCTCTCAAAGGTCTTGAAGCAGCAGACCAGGGTGACGAAGGTCTCATCATCTGCATTGTCAGTGATGCTCTGCAGGATGGGCACCATGGGAGCCAGACCTGTGCCTGCAGCCAGCATGAGGAGCTCACCATACTGGGGAGTAGAATGGGCATGACAGGTGGATTGAGGGTCTCATCCCACCTGTCCTGCTTATGGGCCTTTTCTTGGTTTTGCTTGAACCAGAAACAGTGCTCTTTCTGGGTTTCCACCCATCTatgccccctctcttctccttcagGAAGTCATTCTGACTTATGAAAGACATATGAGGTATGCATAACAGAGATTAAGGAGTCTTGAGGGTGAAAGAGAACACAGCAGTGTAGTCCAACCTGAACATGGGCTTGTTTGACTTCTAAAGCATTGCCACAAGGATTCTGCTCACAGCTTCTGCTGCCATAGAACTCACCGCCTTCCAAATCAGCTTGCTCCATCATAGGCCAACTGCCCCTGCTAGGGAGATCTCTCCACCTCACGCTGAGCTGAAACCTGCTCCCACCAAAGCCTTGCCCACTCCCAACTCCATCACAGCACTATTCTCTGGGCTACTTCCTTTGCCCCTAGGTAGCCTTGAAGATATCTCTGGGCCCCATCTTGGACCCCAGAGCCTGCCCTTCTCTAGACTAAACATGATAATATATGCAAGTGTCTAACATAGCATTGGTCCAAAAGAGTCATGCAATCAAGGTGAGTTCCTGCTCAAGAGGCCTAGTTCCCTCAATTCCTCTCAATGAACTCATTTCCTGGCTCTAGATCTCTTAAAGAGGGGCAAGCCTTCTTAAGATGAGTGCATCAAAAGCTAGTGCCTGACCCCCATGCAGAGAAGTATTCACTTCCCTCATTCTAGAGATTAGGCCTCTGTGTGGAAATACCAAACCATATGatctgggcatttttttttttaaatcaatctgggcctcagtttcttaattggtaaaaaaattttaaaaaataagccagggTGGTGGTGCATATCAATAATCACAGATACTCTGGAAACTCATgtaggagaatcataagtttgaggccagcctcaacaacttactgagaccctgtgtcaaaataaaaaattaaaagggctggggatgcaactcagtggtagagcatacctgggctcaattcccaataactaacacacacacacacacacacacacacacacacacacacaaattgcaCTTCCTCATAATGACACCTATCTCAAAAAGTGTTTTGAGGCTCATAAGAGATGACATAAAGTGCCTGGTGAGGAGCTGAGGTTTAATCCAATTAGACTGCTTCCCTTTGCTAGGCTCAGGATACCCTCCTACCTGCTATTGTGGGGCCATGTCCTGCTGTCCTTGTTCATGCAACCTCCCATCTCCATGTCTTCAGCCTGCCTCAACCCTCCCTGCACTTCTCCATGTTCAGGCTGTCTTCTGGGAAGTCTCTCCCAGCCAGGGCCAGGGAAGGGGGtcttcctttgtgttttcatAGCTTGCTGTGCCTCCCTTGATATAACAGAGGCATACTGTTATCATCTGTTTGTGTGCTTGTCTCCTCCATCAGACTAAGTGGGAGGACAGAGGCCTTGTCTGATTTACCTCTGGTCCCTGGAGTCCAGCATGGGCAGGAGCCTGGGTAAACAATTCTGTCTACTGCATGAGCACACTCATGCTTGGGTGTCAGCCTCAGGGCTGATATAATATCTGTCTATAATGAGACAAGTGCAGAGAAGCAAAGCAGGCTAGCAAGAGGGGAGCAGCACCCAGGCATTCTCGTGGGAGAAAAAGCAGCCCTGATCAAGGCTTCCGGTGGCCAACAGGAATGTTTGAGACAATATCGCCTTTCCCTCACTACTGGGCCCTATATCCTCACAGATGAGAAATGCAGGGGCTAgcactggaggtgtagctcagtgacagagtgctactatgcaccaggtcctgggttcaatcaccagtgctgggaaaaaaaaaaaaaagattaataaatgcaggggggttggggatgtggctcaagcggtagcgcgctcgcctgccatgtgtgcggcccgggttcaatcctcagcaccacatacaaacaaagatgttgtgtccgccaagaactaaaaaataaatattaaaaaaaaaattaaaaataaatgcagggGCTTTTGAGTGTTTGATGGATATAAAGGATAGCAACAGGGCATCAGAAGGTTCCCTCCTGGAAAAAGTGGTCAAGACAAACTTTTTTATCTGGTGTCTACCCTAGGCAAGGGAGAAATAGGAACAATTTCCTTGCCCTGCTCTCAGGGACTGGGGGGCCGGGACACACTGAGCTAAAACACAGGGTTGAGTGCAGTTAGTACTGGGGAGTCCTATGGAATCCTGTAAAAGAGCATTAACGTGTACACATGCATGTGTAAACTGGAGACAGAAGTACCTGAAAACTGTTGTGGGAACTGAGTTAACATATATCAAGTGCTAAGGTCAGAGTATGTACACTGAAGGTGCTAAATATGTGTCTGatggtattatttatttaatttcctttttttatggtgctggggatggaatccagggcctcgtggatgctagggaagtgctctcccactgagctacaccctgttCCTGATAGcattataatacatacatatgtgcaaGTGCTCAGTATGCATACCTGTGTATGTACATATGCCAACATACCCACTCATGAAAGAGGATTTGGAAGAATACACATCAAGGTAGCAACCTGGTATCTAAAGAAATGGCCTGCAGgtgtttgttgttttcttgtttttgccaCTATATAGCTAAAGCTCTTTTTTCTGGATAATGAATATGTATTGCatttatactaaagaaaaaaaaaacaataaatgctattttaaaattaaacaaaaagaaagatgagGTAAGCATGattcattcttttccatttgtttttgttttgctttgttttcctaaTTATAAAGGTAATAGGTGTTCATCGCAGAAAATTTAGAATGTATAATTTTGGAACAtataacaaatgaagaaaataaaaatcacccatAATTCTACCATTCAGAGTTTAGCATATTACATtgtattttcctttcatattttttctgtgCCTTTTCAGTTAGTTTCTCAACCTGGTATATATTCAGTTTTTTACCTAATGTTTATTACTTGATCTTGTAGCATAAGCatgcatcatttatttatttatttattattattttgtggtgctggggattgaacccagggccttgtgcatgcaaggcaagcactctaccaattgagctatatccccagcccagcatgtatcatttataaacaaattatgttttaaaacccAAGATAATACTCTATCAAGTGCCTGCATATTTGTATACTGAAACCCAGAATATTTAACTGTACCTCTAATGTTGGATATTCAATTATCTCCAATTTTTTGTtattacacacatacaaaaaacatgAATATGTGCAAAGTAGTCAGCATTTTGGATTCTTTCCACACAAAAGACTTCTAGACATGAAATTACTGGGTCAAAGGATTTAAAGATTCTTAAGACTCTTGTTATACACTGCTAAACTGCTCTTCAAATATGCACCAACTGAAGAGGAATTGCTAAGTATTCCTGGGAAAATCAAGGAAGTAACATGCCATGAAGACGAGGGCAATAGCCTTCTGAGCTGGGAAGCAGTGGGCTCCTAAGCAGGGAGCCATGGCTATATTTGGCCCTATGAGTGGAATGCACAGAACAGCACCTGAGGTTTATGTGGCACGGGCTCCTAAACACCAAGTAAATGAGTCTGGTTTTCTGAGCAATGGACAGCCACAGATAGTCTTGGAGCACAGCAGGTAGTTTTGTTTATTAGTGTCTATTCCACTATTCTATCTCCTCCCTTTCTCAACTCCAAGGATACTCTCAGGATTGAGTTTAAGCTTATGAACAAAGGCACAGTGAGGTTCTATGGCCTAAAATATGAGAATCACAGCCCTGGAGGTAAGCCAGGGGCATCTCCTAAACACTTAGGGTGCTGGCACTGACCTGATTTGGTTTATAGAAGAAGTTTCCAAAAGGTCCTCGCCAAAAAGCTGTGTCTCCCACTCTCCAGGACTTGATACACCGGGACATCAGCCCTGTCTGATAGCACTGAAAGCAAACACAGAGAGAACTCAGTGGGAAAGGCATATGCTGCCAACACAAACCACATTTGTCATTAGTATGGAGCTCTTCCTGCATGCTGAGGGCTTTACATATGTTGTCGCATCTAATCCACCTCTGCACCTACAGGTTGGTACTGTTATCCCTGATGTTCAAATGAGGCCCATAAGTTCCCACACAGGGAGATGGCAAGGCTGGGATACAAATCCACAGGACTGTAGCCTTCACCAAAGATCTCAACTCAAATGCCCACAGGGACCCAAAACCAAGTGACTAATGGCAATTaacaatttcagtgaaagggagcAGTAGGGAGTGGTGGGGACTGTGATATATTGGTGAGATAGTGTTCCTTCTAGGGAGGACCACTTTGCAGGTACCAAGCTATAGTTTGTGAAACTGATGATGCCAAATTTCTGATTATCTAAAACAGGcagaaaatctgtatttttatttatagtttcccattttaaaatgacagtaattaatacaaatttaaaacactatataggccaaaatcaaatatatttgtgGGCTGGATCCAGTTTGCAGGCCATACATCTGCAATGTCTGAATTATCCTACACCATGTGctgaatatatgagaaaatgaaggTTGTGGAAGGCATTCCTCCATGGGAAGTGGGCAGTCTATGTTGCCTGGGTGCCAcccactctgtgccaggcaccatgctggGATTGCAGGGGAGACAACTGGACCTTAAGCTCCATGAAGGCAACCAGTGTCTGAACCATAAAGGACTTAATATCTCAATGAATTAATTAATCAGTCAATCCAAATTCAGGCCCTCCCCTTAAGAGTAAACAAtctggagctgggggtgtagctcagtggtaaagcacttgcccagcacacaggaggccctgggttcaatgactagcaatacacacacacatacacacacacacacacacacacacacacacacacacaatctagaAGGGATGTACAGCTCAGATACACACCAAATAGAGACTACCTAATTCCCATGAGAAGGATAAAATGCTAGGAGAGTACAGCCAGGCTTAAAGAAAAGACTAGGCTTTGGTCTCCAAACATGTTTTCCATCACCCAGAACCACCTTGGATACCACCTTTGCTTCTGCAGCTATCATCTGCATAAGCAAAGGGAAAGTCTTGCCAGGTGAGGTGTCACGCTggctggtaatcccagcaactggctgggaggctaaggcagaaagactgtgagctcaaagccagcctcagcaacttactgaggttCTAAACAAGGGACCTACATGTCTGAATTACCCTACACCATGTGCTGGATATGTGAGAAAATGAAGGTTGTGGAAGGGATTCCTCCATGGGAGGTGGGCAGTCTATGTTGCCTGGGTGACAcccactctgtgccaggcaccatgctggGACTGCACGGGAGacaactgtctctaaataaaatataaaaaagggctagggatgtggatcagtgattaTGCACCCTTGGTTCAACCCCTaatacctgccccccccccaaaaaaaaggcagggggttCACCTGGAAGAGGTCTGAGAAGaagagtcctttttttttttttttttttttgcaatgctggggatgatCCTAGGGTGTTCCATGTGAGGgaagggctctacctctgagctctaCCACCAAGGAGGGCAAGGTTTTGCTCCTGCCTTTCTGGAGACTGGGTCTTAGAGCATACTTTGTTTTCTGACCCTAGTCTGGCGGGGAGACACAACCCCAACTGTGGCCTCAGAGGCCCTATGCCACAGACAGTTCCAGGAAGAAGTGCAAGATTCTTTTGAGTCTCTACATGGCCTGGTTTGGAGGAGATGCTCAAGatgcactgcaaaacaaaatggACACTGAGCTTTTATCCTTCTACTTGGGGTCATATTGCCTGAGGAtctttgagcttcagtttcttcatctgtacaatggggctAATATAATCTACTTGTCGTTATAAGGTTGAATTGAGA
This genomic interval from Urocitellus parryii isolate mUroPar1 chromosome 11, mUroPar1.hap1, whole genome shotgun sequence contains the following:
- the Cyb5rl gene encoding NADH-cytochrome b5 reductase-like isoform X1; the encoded protein is MGEKEEDTEEAWLQLRPVEPLPSQCCGSGCSPCVFDLYHQDLARWEAARASNDRSLLSGKQLQSCPSKLSPETFLAFRISALDKLTKDTYHVRFALPGNSQLSLHPGQHLILRGIVDDLEIQRAYTPISPANAKGYFEVLIKCYQTGLMSRCIKSWRVGDTAFWRGPFGNFFYKPNQYGELLMLAAGTGLAPMVPILQSITDNADDETFVTLVCCFKTFESIYLKTFLQEQAHFWNVRTFFILSQEKSPEQLPWSYREKTHFGHLDQDLIEELVSRCRRKPFALVCGSPKFTEDMAKCLLCAGLTKDSYFLF
- the Cyb5rl gene encoding NADH-cytochrome b5 reductase-like isoform X2, which codes for MGEKEEDTEEAWLQLRPVEPLPSQCCGSGCSPCVFDLYHQDLARWEAARASNDRSLLSGKQLQSCPSKLSPETFLAFRISALDKLTKDTYHVRFALPGNSQLSLHPGQHLILRGIVDDLEIQRAYTPISPANAKGYFEVLIKCYQTGLMSRCIKSWRVGDTAFWRGPFGNFFYKPNQYGELLMLAAGTGLAPMVPILQSITDNADDETFVTLVCCFKTFESIYLKTFLQEQAHFWNVRTFFILSQEKSPEQLPWSYREKTHFGHLDQDLIEELVSRCRRKPFALPDLLSKARPRTCCRDTGRISD
- the Cyb5rl gene encoding NADH-cytochrome b5 reductase-like isoform X3 gives rise to the protein MGEKEEDTEEAWLQLRPVEPLPSQCCGSGCSPCVFDLYHQDLARWEAARASNDRSLLSGKQLQSCPSKLSPETFLAFRISALDKLTKDTYHVRFALPGNSQLSLHPGQHLILRGIVDDLEIQRAYTPISPANAKGYFEVLIKCYQTGLMSRCIKSWRVGDTAFWRGPFGNFFYKPNQYGELLMLAAGTGLAPMVPILQSITDNADDETFVTLVCCFKTFESIYLKTFLQEQAHFWNVRTFFILSQEKSPEQLPWSYREKTHFGHLDQDLIEELPDLLSKARPRTCCRDTGRISD